TTTTCATAGAAAGTGGGTTCCTTGATGCCTTCAGCAGCCGCCACCCGCAGCGTGGTTCCCGTTTCCTGAATGTCCAGAGCCGCCATTCCTCGAGGTGTCACTTCGGTGCCATAAGCACTATTGTCTTCCACACGAAAACCACCCACCAGATGAAGACGCTGAAACAGCCTTACCTGTTCCTGCACATAGACGGCATCGTTGGAGCGGTCCGCACTGAGTTTCGTGGTCTCGAAATAGACCGTTTCCTGCTTGTAATTTTGCTGATCCCGTTCGTAACCGACCGTCAAGACGCTCGTGACATTCTCCCAAAGAGACCAAGAAAGGTTCGCATGATAATCCAAAGTGGCGCGCGCCTCATTGTAGCGGCCGTAAGAATCAGCGAAATCGGTCACTTCGTCGTAAGGATCCAGGTTCCGACGTCGGTTCTGATGATAGCCGAAACTGACCACGTTTTCCCACCATGGAGTGCTCTGAACCCTGGTGGAAACACCCAACACGGTGTCCTGTTGCCTCTGGGTTTGGTGCGGATCCAAAGGGGCGTACTTATCCCCGGTGCTTTCCGTAGGGTATTCGTAGCGGCTGTCTGTCCATCGCCCCGTCAAGCTTACCTCCCAGGTGTCCTTAGGAAAGAAATCGAACCGGGTGCTCATGGTATTGTTCCAATAATCGTTGTTGATCTTGAGAATACCTCCGTCGTCGATTCGGCCGTAGGCGGCGGAATACCCGAAGCGATCGTTACCGCCTGAAACACGCACCTTTTGCTCTCCCATGTAGCGATTTCGATCCGAACGTATTCCATGGGCTGTGGAAACTTCCACCGAGCCGGGGCCGGATCCGGATTTGGTGAAAATGTGTATGACCCCACCGATGGCATCGGATCCATACAGAGAGCTCTGGGGACCTCGGACGATTTCAATACGCTCGATATTGTCCGTGCTAAGATTTTCCCAATAAAAATCGCCGCCGCTCAGGTTCACGTGCACACCGTCGATGAGTACCATTGTGTAGTTGGCTTCTCCGCCACGAGGAAAAACCACGGTTTGGGATCCGCGGGATCCAAAACGAATGGGATGAAACCCGGCCACATCCTGAAGCAGTTCCGCCACGTCGGAAGCCCGCCGTGCCTTGATTTCCTCTTCCGTGATCACTGTGGATGAAACCCCTAGATACTGCATCGGAACAGCCGTTCGCGTCGCCGTCACCACCACATCCTCCGCTTTCCACACAGGCTGATCCGTTCCAAGGCTTGGTATCGCCCACACCGAAATCACGACCATGACAATGGCTGCCAAACCCGGGTGTTTCCACCTTTGCCCCATGGCTTTTCCTCCTCTTTTGATTCGGAAGTGTTCCCGACCACGCCCCGTGAAGCCTCGTTCCATGGCAAACCCCTCACCACATCCATGCAGGAACTCCATGCAGGAACAACCCAACGTGCACACCTTGCCGGCAATCCCCGTAAGGGCGAGGCGGCACCCCGCCCTCACAACCCGTGTCTGGATTGGCGCGGCTCTGGTCTCGGAAGTTCCCATAGGGGAGCGGTGGTGCTCCGTCTCTAAAATCAACTTCCAGGCTCTGACAATGCTTCTTGTTAAAAGGGCTACGCCGCTAGGCATCAAATAAAAAACCCGGGTTCCTGAAGAACCCGGGATCTCCCTTTTTCATCCGGTGGTTTCCTCGGCCGTCATCCTCATCCACCCGAAGGTGCGGCCGTAGTTTCTATCCAGGCAGGTCTTCTGACTCTCGGATCATCCTACCGGCTGCGCCTTCCCACCCTCAGATGAAAGGCAGTGGCTTTAGGCAGCCTTCGTTCCCGATTACAGCGGCGGGCCCGTTCCCGATTTTCACGGGATTCCCTATTAAGCTGGAAAGCACCTGGACACCGATCTCCTAGCAAGCACCTTGTTGTCTGTCAAGCATGGAGAAATTCCCCGTGGGATTGTGCTCCTGTGGGACATCGGGAAATGTGTGTGAAGAGAGCGCCATGCAGCCGGAATTCACTTCCAGAACACGTTTTTCGTGGTAGGTGGCAAGGAAATAGCGGCACCGGCCGATGTCGGCACTCCAAAGGCGCTCAATATCTTCCGCCTTGGGAAAGATCTTGCCCTGAACCGACGGGGCCGGCCAAGCGTTGAAACCTTGAAGGGGGGACCGAGATGTCCGCCCCACGACCGCTTCGTGAAAGACTTTTTTCTCCCGCCCCCGGAAACTAAGAAAAACTAGGCTTAAGCATAAGCAGGCGGTTTTTATGCATCAGACCGTTCGAAGCGGTCCCTGTCGAGGTCAAGAAGGCCCTTTGTCGGTTCCAAAGCTGTGCTCAGGTCCTGGAAAAATGCCGCCTTCCACCTCTTGACGGTATCGGCTGACCGCCTCCATAAGCCTTTGACCCAGCATATCGTATTGCTTGACGAACCTTGGAACAAATCGGTCAAATAAACCCACAAGATCGTGAATCACCAAAACCTGACCGTCACACGCCGGTCCGGCGCCGATCCCGATGGTAGGAATAGGCACGGCTTCCGTAACGCGTTCGGCGAGAGGCGCCGGAATCGCTTCCAGGACCAAGCTGAAACATCCCGCTTGGGACAAAGCTATGGCATCGTCTATCAGTTTTTTGGCTGCCGCCTCATCTTTTCCCTGGACCTTGAACCCTCCCAGCTTGGCAATACTTTGCGGAGTCAGACCCAGATGGCCCTGCACCGGAATGCCGGCTTCCACGATCGCTTCCACCTGCCTGATCACGGAAGCGCCCCCTTCCAGCTTAACCGCCTGAGCCCGCCCTTCCTTAAGAAAGCGGCCGGCGTTTTCCACGGCTTGGGACACACTGGCTTGATAGGACAAAAAAGGCATATCCCCGATGACCAAAGCCCTCTGAGCGCCCCGAGCGACAGCTCGCGTGTGGTGCAACATCTCTTCCATGGTCACCGAAAGGGTGTCTTCGTGGCCCAGCATGACCATCGCCAAGGAATCTCCCACAAGGATCATGTCCACACCGGCTCGATCCACCCATCGAGCCATGCAGTAGTCATAGGCGGTAAGCATGGTGAGCTTGCGCCGCCCCTTGGCCGCCATAACGTTTGGGACGGTGATTCGAGACGGCGATGTCATGGATGGTGCTTCAGGTCTTTGGTTCGTGGTCATAGGAGCTCTCCTTTATTCTGACCAGTTGGGTCAAGGTCCAGTTGACAGGGGCCGAAAGACCGCGCTCTTCCGCATACTGCACGACGGCTCCGTTGATGGCGTTGATTTCCGTAGGTCGCCGGGCTTCCACATCCTGACGCATGGACGAACGATTGGTCGCCGTCGCCTGCGCTACCGCCAAAACATGTTCCACGGTGTCTTCGGGAAGGTGGATCCCTTCAGTTCGTGCCACGGCCATGGCTTCTCGAACCGCCGCCGCACACAGTTCCCGTGCCAGCACGATGCCAGGAATTTGGCCGTTTGTAAGGCCGCAGAGCGCCGTAATGGCATTGATCCCCACGTTCACGCATAGTTTTTGCCAAAGAATCCGGCGAATATCCTCACGGTAATGGGCTTCCAGGCCGGATTCGGCAAAAAGGTTCAAAATGTTCTGGATTCCAGGTGGCTTCGATCCGGTGAAACTTCCAAAAGAGGTGGGGCCGACCCCTCCATGGCGGACCACTCCCGGAGCCAGCTTGGTGGCTCCCTGGGCCGTTACCCCCACAAGGACGCGTTCCGGACCTACCAAATGGGCCAATGTTTCTCCGTTTCCCATACCGTTTTGAAGGGTGAGAAAAAGTGTTTCAGGCGTCACAGATTGAGGAGGCACCAAGCGCAAGGCTTCCCTTGTGGCGTAGCTTTTCACCATGACCAGAACCAGATCTGCGCCCGGTTCCAAAGGCACCGGTTCAAAGGACGCGTTCAGGCGCACAAGCTTTTCCTCCCCATCCATTTCCTGAAGACGCAGCCCATGAGTTTGAATGGCTTCCACATGGGTCACATCCACATCCAACAAAAGAACCTCAGCTCCAGCCATGGCAAATCGCGCTCCGAAAAGACAACCCATGGCTCCGGCTCCTACCACAAGCACATGCATCATCGGCTTGTTCTCTCCTTTCTCCGCGGTTCTATGACCTGAACGGCCTAATCCATCTCTCTCGGTCGATATGGATCGCCAGACATACTGGCAAAGATCGATCCTCAGGACAAGGACGCCTCGAACTTTTTTTCCCTGCACTCTCGGACTGCCGTAAACCCTTTGACGAAAGGCCTTGTCTAAGAGGGTGTCAATCAGGAGAGGAACAGGATTCTTTCATAGGAGAGAGGACATGAGGAAAAACCACAAGGCGTTGATGATCCTCATCCTTATTCTTGCTCTTGGGGTTTTGGGTATGGCCGCGGACGCCGAAGCTCGTAAGTCGAAACACCATAAACACTACCACTATGTTCCGGCTCCATGCCCGTCACAGAAAATCGTCGTGCACCACTACTACCCGTATCCTACGTACCGATACGCGCCACCGCCACCGCCCCGTCGTGTTCATGTGTACCATTACTACGAACCGTGTTATCCTTGGTGCGGCTCTTACCCTGCTCCACGAGGCCCCTATGTGGGTGGCTATGTGGGAGACGGGGGATGGTCCTTGATTTTTGAAACGGGCGGCCGCTGGTAAGACGCATGGCTTAGCGACCAGGGCCCGTGCGACGGACCCCGTACGGAAGGCTACTCGGTGACTTACTCCTTTCAGGTGCCTGAGGACACCCCTTTGGAGGTTCCGGAACCGTTAAAGGAGCGCCACGAAAAGGGCAACGGTTCGGACCCGAAAGGCGGTGATGAGTTCAGTCTGGTGCTTCGAGCGCAGGCGGGGGATGCCGCCGCCATGGACGCCATCATCGCCGCCTACCAACAGATGGTGTTTTCCGTGGCTTATGCTCTGAGCGGGTTTGATCGCGATGAGGCCATGGATGTCACTCAGGAAACACTGATCCAGGTTTTTCGAAAAATCGACCAATTTGAAGGGCGATCGTCTCTAGGCGCCTGGATCCGGCGTATCGCCGTCAACACAAGCCTTCTGGCTCTGAAAAGAAAAAAACGGCGCCTTCAATTCATTCTGCCCTGGCGCCTTTTCGCCAAGGATGAAAATGAGGAACGGCTCTTTGATCTGCCGGACGACAATGACGGCACGGGACCCAAAGATCCATTGGAAGCCCTTTCCACCAAGGAACTGCAACGGGATGTGCGCAAAGCGATGGAAGGTCTTTCCGAGAAGCAACGGACCGTTTTTCTCCTCAAGGTGTTTGAGGAATTAACCATTGCGGAAATCGCCGAAGTGACAGGCATGGCCTTAGGAACCGTGAAAACCCACCTGTTTCGTGCCACACGCACCGTAAGAGACCGCCTGACGGCCATGGGTTACGGCGACAATCCACAGGGGACGACTTCATGAGAGGCTGCAAGGACTTCGAAGAAACTCTTATGCTGGACGTGTTCGGCGAATTGAATCCGGACGAATTTTCCCGCTGGAGTCTTCACGCCGCAGAATGCGACCTTTGCGCGGCGGAACGTCGACGGCTTATCGAGATGGTGAAGAGCGTAAAGGCGGCGGGAATACCGGAACCCATTTCTGAATCGGAAGCCGACCGCCTCCGTGCTCACGTGCGCCGTGCCTTGAACAATGAGGCCAGCGGGGGGTTCCCCGAAAAGAGACCTTCACTTTGGAGAAGCTTTGGGTGGAAACCCGCATGGGCTTTCGGGCTTGTTTTCACCGCCGCGCTGCTCACCGGGGGACTCTATTGGAAGATGATCCCTTACGCCCCAGACTCCACGAACACACCCGTGACCACGAGCGCGATTTCCACAGAAGACCGAGAAGTCGTGGAAAACTTGGATTTCTTGAAAGAGCTCGACACCATTCGAAAACTGGTCTCCGTGGTCGATAAAGAAGCCCAGGAAAGCTCTTCGGAGGACGAAACGGAGGCTTCATCGCCCCCTGTTTCATCGCACTTGAAAAAAGAATCCTATGTGTAAAAATCCGTCTTTGGACGCCGCCTCAATCGGTCTGAAAGTTTCATCGCATTTGAAAAAAGAATTTTATGTGTAAAAACGTCCATTCGCCCACCAAAACCCATTCAGCCGGCCATCCCACACGATGGACCCTCCCTCGTCTGAGAGGACTTTCTTTAGTTTTCTTGTGCATCTATCTCCTCATTCTTTTCCAGCCGGCATCGGTGACGGCTTCCCATGTCATGACACGCTTCGACCAAACTTTGGTTTTCGGCCCGCACGGAGCCCAGCCTGATAAACTTTATGTCAAGCGCCCGGATGACGGAGAAAAGTCCGTCAATCCCTTTTTCGATTTCAAGGGCCGATCCAAGCCCGCGCCTCAATACCAAGAATGGCAGTCCCTGCCGGCTCAGGATAAAGACGTTCTGCGCCGTCGCATGCATGAATACCGCAGCCTGCCTCCAGCGGAGCAGGAACTGTATCGACAACGCTGGCGGCAATGGCAGCAGATGTCTCCGGAAGAAAAGCGTCGCGTCGAATCGGACCTTCAACGATGGAACCAATTGTCTCCCGAAGAGCGTGAAGCTCTCCGTCGCCTTTTCCAACGTTAAGGGCATGGCGCCATAAAGATTTTCCGTCTCTTCCACAAGGAACCTGGCCTCGGGTGCTTCTTCTGCGCCCTCGCGCGCCCAGGGCTTGTACCCTGCTCCCTTTCCCGCCGCCAACCCTCGGCACTACCTCATCCCGGTTCCGCAGGACTCAGCCCGGGTCCTTAGATGTCGGGCTATGCGCTAGCCTGGGGCCATCTTGTGTCGCAACTTCCCCCTTGATGAAAAGGCGGCGGCTGATTTCCTTTGGCACCTCCAACAGGATCGAAAACCCCAACAAGGAATTCAGGCGCAGGAACCGGCCTCTGGAGATGCTCTCTGGAGAATGTTCCTGTTGCACGTTCTTTGCCTTCCTAGGGGTCACGATGCAATTTCATCGAAAATCGAGCTGCGTAAAAACACAGCCTTTTGGAATCAGGCCTAAGGGCGGCTTGCGGGATGGAGAGTATTTTCCATAAACGAGTTGACACCAGTTCCTTGATAGTCATAGATAGCGCCCTGGATATGTGCCGGCGGTTCTCGGGAGTTCAACATTCTGTGGCCGATGCATGACGTCAACAACTGGGGAGAGGGTGCGGGCCTTTCGGGATCATCGAACAGAGGACATTGAAAGCGCAGACGAGAAGCGGCTGCTTTGTGGGTACTCGAGAGGTTGAGGATAAAAGACATGGTCAAAGAGGACGCGAAGAACTGCAAGGAGGTGGGGACGGAGGCATGAGCTCTCTTTCCGTTCCCGTAAATCCCTTTGCGCACCTGAAGGCCGTCTGGGCCTATCGCGGATTCATCCTTGGCAGCGTAAGGCGCCAATTTCAGGCTCGATACCAGAATTCCCTTCTGGGAGCCGCCTGGACGGTGCTCAACCCGCTCGCCATGATCCTGATTTACACGGTCGTTTTTTCGCAGCTTATGCGAACCCGGCTTCCGGGTTCGGAAAACGCCTTTTCTTACAGCATTTATCTTTGTTCGGGAGTCCTCACCTGGGGTTTGTTTTCGGAGATAACCAGTCGATCGCTCACTGTGTTTATCGAACATGCCAATCTCATCAAAAAGCTGAGTTTTCCCCGGCTGTGCCTCCCCGTCATTGTCCTCGGTAACGCCATCCTGAATTTCATCATCATCTTCGGGCTTTTTACGGTGTTTCTTCTTGTGACGAAAAACTTTCCCGGTTTACCCTACCTTGCGGTTTTTCCCCTTGTTGCCGTCGAGGCGGCTTTCGCCATTGGTCTCGGTGTGACCCTTGGAATACTCAATGTGTTCTTTCGAGATGTAGGCCAGTTCTATGGGGTGATCCTGCAATTCTGGTTCTGGCTTACCCCTATCGTCTACCCTGTCTCGGCTCTACCGGAATGGGCCCGGCGGTTGTTGGACCTGAACCCCATGGCCGGTCTCATAGCCGGGTTTCAGACCATCTTTGTGGAAGGCCGGTGGCCGCTATGGAACAAGCTCATCCCTATCACCTTGCTGGCCTTTGTCATGTGTAGTTTGGGGATCCGGCTGTTCCTCAGGCATGCAGGGGAGATGGTGGATGAATTATAGATGTTTATGAGAAAGTCTATGATGTTAAGCACACGGTTTTGAACTGATATATGGCTGTTCTTCGCGTCAATAACATCAGCAAGGCCTATAAGCG
Above is a genomic segment from Desulfosoma sp. containing:
- a CDS encoding TonB-dependent receptor, which produces MGQRWKHPGLAAIVMVVISVWAIPSLGTDQPVWKAEDVVVTATRTAVPMQYLGVSSTVITEEEIKARRASDVAELLQDVAGFHPIRFGSRGSQTVVFPRGGEANYTMVLIDGVHVNLSGGDFYWENLSTDNIERIEIVRGPQSSLYGSDAIGGVIHIFTKSGSGPGSVEVSTAHGIRSDRNRYMGEQKVRVSGGNDRFGYSAAYGRIDDGGILKINNDYWNNTMSTRFDFFPKDTWEVSLTGRWTDSRYEYPTESTGDKYAPLDPHQTQRQQDTVLGVSTRVQSTPWWENVVSFGYHQNRRRNLDPYDEVTDFADSYGRYNEARATLDYHANLSWSLWENVTSVLTVGYERDQQNYKQETVYFETTKLSADRSNDAVYVQEQVRLFQRLHLVGGFRVEDNSAYGTEVTPRGMAALDIQETGTTLRVAAAEGIKEPTFYENFANDSWTLGNPDLDPEKATSWEVGVSQRLGRRLQASASYFESRSKELIAYVPTPFPAPPERTPNFFNIQAAKSRGVELGLEAHLMENMTAGASMTFLDTKVTDDGGLDSVAFQEGKKLLRRPKYSASGWLHSRWKNLHCRLVGHYVGSRDDADYRDWMAPGRVRLDDYFVLDAVVSYDMPVPMPMKNLEIFLKGTNILDADYEQVFGYSAPGAAFMLGASMKF
- a CDS encoding RNA polymerase sigma factor; translation: MTYSFQVPEDTPLEVPEPLKERHEKGNGSDPKGGDEFSLVLRAQAGDAAAMDAIIAAYQQMVFSVAYALSGFDRDEAMDVTQETLIQVFRKIDQFEGRSSLGAWIRRIAVNTSLLALKRKKRRLQFILPWRLFAKDENEERLFDLPDDNDGTGPKDPLEALSTKELQRDVRKAMEGLSEKQRTVFLLKVFEELTIAEIAEVTGMALGTVKTHLFRATRTVRDRLTAMGYGDNPQGTTS
- the panB gene encoding 3-methyl-2-oxobutanoate hydroxymethyltransferase, which produces MTTNQRPEAPSMTSPSRITVPNVMAAKGRRKLTMLTAYDYCMARWVDRAGVDMILVGDSLAMVMLGHEDTLSVTMEEMLHHTRAVARGAQRALVIGDMPFLSYQASVSQAVENAGRFLKEGRAQAVKLEGGASVIRQVEAIVEAGIPVQGHLGLTPQSIAKLGGFKVQGKDEAAAKKLIDDAIALSQAGCFSLVLEAIPAPLAERVTEAVPIPTIGIGAGPACDGQVLVIHDLVGLFDRFVPRFVKQYDMLGQRLMEAVSRYRQEVEGGIFPGPEHSFGTDKGPS
- a CDS encoding ABC transporter permease produces the protein MSSLSVPVNPFAHLKAVWAYRGFILGSVRRQFQARYQNSLLGAAWTVLNPLAMILIYTVVFSQLMRTRLPGSENAFSYSIYLCSGVLTWGLFSEITSRSLTVFIEHANLIKKLSFPRLCLPVIVLGNAILNFIIIFGLFTVFLLVTKNFPGLPYLAVFPLVAVEAAFAIGLGVTLGILNVFFRDVGQFYGVILQFWFWLTPIVYPVSALPEWARRLLDLNPMAGLIAGFQTIFVEGRWPLWNKLIPITLLAFVMCSLGIRLFLRHAGEMVDEL
- a CDS encoding DUF3106 domain-containing protein: MCIYLLILFQPASVTASHVMTRFDQTLVFGPHGAQPDKLYVKRPDDGEKSVNPFFDFKGRSKPAPQYQEWQSLPAQDKDVLRRRMHEYRSLPPAEQELYRQRWRQWQQMSPEEKRRVESDLQRWNQLSPEEREALRRLFQR
- a CDS encoding 2-dehydropantoate 2-reductase, producing MMHVLVVGAGAMGCLFGARFAMAGAEVLLLDVDVTHVEAIQTHGLRLQEMDGEEKLVRLNASFEPVPLEPGADLVLVMVKSYATREALRLVPPQSVTPETLFLTLQNGMGNGETLAHLVGPERVLVGVTAQGATKLAPGVVRHGGVGPTSFGSFTGSKPPGIQNILNLFAESGLEAHYREDIRRILWQKLCVNVGINAITALCGLTNGQIPGIVLARELCAAAVREAMAVARTEGIHLPEDTVEHVLAVAQATATNRSSMRQDVEARRPTEINAINGAVVQYAEERGLSAPVNWTLTQLVRIKESSYDHEPKT